The Tachyglossus aculeatus isolate mTacAcu1 chromosome 27, mTacAcu1.pri, whole genome shotgun sequence genomic interval atgtttggtgttgttatccatctcccccttttagactgtgagcccgccgttgggtagggactgtctatatgttgccaccttgtacttcccaagcgcttagtccagtgctctgcacacagtaagcgctcaataaatacgattgatgatgatgacgataaatacgtacaaacatacacacatactgGGGCCCTTTCGGCCGCTTCGCGATCAATCCGACCGACCGACCGGACCCCCGGGCGGGCCTCTCGTTGCAGGGGCGGCCGgcggggactcacagcctagaagggggagacggacagtaaaacaaaacatattaacaaaataaaataagtggaataaatgcgtataagttagagtaataaatacgtaccaacacacacacacacatccggGCCCTTTCCGCCGAGCCAGGCGGCCTCGCGATCGATCCGACCGACCGACCGGACCCCCGGGCGGGCCTCTCGTTGCAGGGGCGGCCGGCGGGGACCCCCGCCccgtgaggaagaggaggcccggGGCGGGCGAGGGGGCCGCCgggaccccccccaacccccccccccgccgccgggaTGCTGTTCTCGCTGGCCGAGCTGGTGCAGTGGCTCGGCTTCGCCACCCTGGAGATGTTCCTGCACCTGCTGGCCCTGCTGGCCTTCTCCGTGCTGCTGGCCCTGCGGGCCGACGGGCTGGCCCCCGGCCTGGCCTGGTGGGACGTGTTCGTGCCCTTCTTCGCCGCCGACGGGCTGACGGCCTACTTCACCACCATCGTGTCCGTGCGGCTCTTCCAGGACGGGGAGCGGCGGCTGGCCGTGCTGCGCCTCTTCTGGGTCCTCACCCTCCTCAGCCTCAAGTTCGTCTTCGAGATGCTGCTGTGCCAGAAGCTGGCCGAGGAGACGCGGGACCTCTGGTTTGGGCTCATCCTGTCGCCCGTCTTCATCCTGCTCCAGCTGCTCATGATCCGAGCCTGCCGCGTCAACTAGGCGCCCCGTCGGCGCCCGCCGCTCGAGGACGGCCCCGCCGGGGTGGGCCGCCCCCCCGGACGGTGCTTAAAGGACCCCGAGGGGCCGTTCTGCCGTCGGAAAGGACCGTTTAATAAAAGGAGTACGCGGGATCGAAGCGTCCTTCCTCCGGGCCCGCTCCGGAGAAGCGGTATCGACGGTGGGCAGGGCGCCGTGCTGAGCGTTCGGGACCGTACAACGGAGGAGGTCGACAAGGCCCGCGCCCTCCGGGAGTTTAAAATCCCGCACGGGAGCCGGACGCTTGTAACGACGGTATTTGTCAGGCGCtgactacgtgctaagcgcttagtacagtgctctgcacacagtaagcgctcaataaatacgattgatgatgaggatgaggtagGTACGagttggtgatggcatttgttaagcgcttacattgtgcaaagcaccgttctgagcgccggggaggttacacggtgatcaggttggcccacggtggcttatagtcttcatccccattttgcagaggaggcaactgaggcccagagaagcgaagtgactggcccaaagtcacgcagccggcaagtggcggagccgggatttgaacccacgacctccgactccaaagcccgggctcttcccaccgagccacgctgcttcgctgcagGGTCAGGGTCATCGGggcgtcccacgcggggctcgggcttttaatccccgttttccagatgagggaactgaggccccgagaagcggagcgactggcccagggtcacccggcagacccgtggcggagccgggattagaacccaggtccttccgagtcccagaCCCGGCCGCTCTCCGTctactgctttcattcattcatccattcagtcgtacttattgagcgcttacagtgtgcagagcactggactaagcgcttgggaagtccaagttgcttcTCCGAAGTAGGGGGAAGTGAAGTCAAGGGTAAGTGTGTGAGACTgttaagttagactgtgagcccgctgttgggtagggaccgtctctatatgtt includes:
- the TMEM203 gene encoding transmembrane protein 203, with translation MLFSLAELVQWLGFATLEMFLHLLALLAFSVLLALRADGLAPGLAWWDVFVPFFAADGLTAYFTTIVSVRLFQDGERRLAVLRLFWVLTLLSLKFVFEMLLCQKLAEETRDLWFGLILSPVFILLQLLMIRACRVN